One window of the Vigna radiata var. radiata cultivar VC1973A chromosome 1, Vradiata_ver6, whole genome shotgun sequence genome contains the following:
- the LOC106770839 gene encoding uncharacterized protein LOC106770839 isoform X7: MTIVTGDRYLVKLVEFVEEQAGPLIEETKVLKLNPVGLHYVQSRLEALHEVENLLAGAPVDYLRAYVSDLGDHRALEQLRRILRLLTSLKIFSVLPHPIRDPTPLSFLPFGRLKVLELRGCDLSTSAAKGLLELRHTLEKIICHNSTNALRHVFASRIKEVKNSPQWNRLSFVSCACNGLVLMDESLQLLPAVETLDLSRNKFAKVDNLQKCTKLKHLDLGFNHLRTFAPFTRVSPQIVKLVLRNNALTTLRGIENLKSLEGLDLSYNIVSNFSELEFVAGLPYLQSLWLEGNPLCCARWYRAHVFSFFAFPERLKLDEKEINTSDFWKRQIIIASMHKQPASFGIYVPAKDEAVVEGANMRRRKACRLVSIRNEEETTSIYSEEDSVSCANDIIQSREDPDLSDNEPEIVDLINRIEHMKKERSINWLRDFKDWMDIASDKSVQTMKEGSTTLYHKKGNYIRNKTNPEQSGEVSRYASDSVLASGDDSSMNILESDSSFVDTSASFHRQQHFDYRGLLGNASGASLFDSGGVDMEKLKSSLEGIGSSLSQTRSFHADTLTTEAAQRMTENVNISPLTIIHDISGSQSSAYPASPPHFQEDLLHRRQHLVEEILQLSTDSFSVASSDSNTSCSEVDCGEFEPSVSEVDNPQCKTYVDGVGSHLSQSQLKEKFCNPRQGNLLERENGISSRSSSCDQTSKQHAIDFAENTFCASQDTCLLEKRKIRKKAKKRIISVLEEKLDGDASHDTQEKISQGHISANLKQELDLNDFTEFSVHNNSTQEIDDFIVTYFNTTIADSEASEVCNHCMRCNCVLQRETNYKESEVAVLLSSQKKLYLLLINVASDGSGTILNVLSSHNIEEVCEVQVGMGLQVLRVNFENEETYLFVTRSIEKSRELLCTIHVLDSSVGNDRCSIRRSRLGCLTNKYVVVQM, encoded by the exons ATGACGATTGTGACCGGAGATCGGTACCTGGTGAAGTTGGTGGAGTTCGTGGAGGAGCAAGCGGGTCCTCTCATCGAAGAAACCAAGGTCTTGAAGCTGAATCCGGTGGGCCTCCACTACGTGCAATCGAGGTTAGAGGCGCTGCACGAGGTCGAGAACCTCCTCGCTGGCGCTCCGGTGGACTACCTGAGAGCGTACGTGTCCGACCTCGGCGACCACCGCGCCCTGGAGCAGCTCCGGCGGATCCTGCGCCTCCTCACCTCGCTCAAAATATTTTCTGTGCTGCCTCATCCTATTAGGGATCCCACGCCCTTGTCCTTCTTGCCGTTTGGGCGCTTGAAGGTTCTGGAGCTCAGGGGTTGTGACTTGTCCACTTCCGCCGCCAAAGGCCTTCTTGAGCTCAGGCACACGCTCGAGAAGATCATTTGTCATAACTCTACT AATGCTCTGCGGCATGTGTTTGCTAGCAGGATAAAGGAGGTGAAGAATTCTCCTCAGTGGAACCGCCTGTCGTTTGTGTCATGTGCGTGTAATGGCTTGGTTCTCATGGACGAGTCTCTGCAGCTTCTTCCTGCGGTTGAAACACTAGACCTTAGCAGGAACAAGTTTGCAAAGGTGGATAATCTGCAGAAGTGTACCAAATTGAAGCATTTGGATCTTGGTTTCAATCACTTGAGAACATTTGCACCCTTCACCCGG GTTTCCCCTCAAATTGTTAAACTAGTTTTGAGGAACAATGCTCTAACTACTTTGCGTGGAATTGAGAATTTGAAGTCACTTGAAGGACTTGATCTTTCCTACAATATTGTTTCCAACTTTTCAGAGCTAGAGTTCGTTGCGGGCCTTCCATATCTTCAAAGCTTGTGGTTAGAAGGAAATCCTTTGTGTTGTGCTCGATGGTATAGAGCACATGTATTCAGCTTTTTTGCCTTCCCAGAAAGG CTGAAGTtagatgagaaagaaattaaCACCAGTGATTTTTGGAAGAGACAAATAATTATTGCCAGTATGCATAAGCAACCTGCCAGCTTTGGGATTTATGTACCTGCAAAGGATGAGGCTGTAGTTGAAGGTGCCAATATGAGAAGG AGAAAGGCCTGTCGTCTTGTCAGTATCAGAAATGAAGAAGAGACCACTAGCATATATTCTGAGGAAGATTCTGTCTCTTGTGCAAATGATATTATTCAAAGTAGAGAGGATCCTGATTTATCTGACAATGAACCTGAAATAGTAGATTTGATAAATAGAATTGAACATATGAAGAAAGAGCGTTCTATTAATTGGTTGAGGGATTTTAAAGACTGGATGGATATTGCTTCTGACAAATCGGTGCAGACTATGAAAGAAGGCAGCACTACACTTTATCATAAGAAGGGAAATTACATCAGAAACAAGACAAATCCTGAGCAGTCTGGTGAAGTCTCTAGATATGCTTCAGACTCTGTTCTAGCCTCAGGGGATGACAGTAGCATGAATATTTTAGAATCTGATAGTTCTTTTGTAGATACATCTGCTAGTTTTCATAGGCAACAACACTTTGACTATAGAGGTTTGCTTGGTAATGCCAGTGGGGCCTCACTTTTTGACTCGGGAGGAGTGGACATGGAGAAGCTTAAATCCTCACTTGAGGGCATTGGTAGTTCACTTTCACAAACTAGAAGTTTTCATGCTGACACCCTTACCACTGAAGCGGCACAAAGAATGACTGAAAATGTCAACATCTCACCATTGACTATTATTCATGATATATCTGGGTCTCAGTCATCTGCTTACCCAGCATCTCCTCCTCATTTTCAAGAAGACCTTCTTCATCGCAGGCAACACCTGGTGGAAGAAATTTTGCAGCTGTCAACAGATTCCTTTTCAGTAGCATCTTCTGATAGTAACACAAGCTGTAGTGAAGTTGATTGTGGTGAATTTGAGCCATCAGTTTCAGAAGTTGATAATCCTCAATGTAAAACTTATGTGGATGGTGTTGGCAGTCATTTATCTCAAAGTCAGCTTAAGGAAAAGTTTTGCAACCCAAGACAAGGAAATCTtcttgaaagagaaaatggaATTTCTTCACGTAGTTCCTCCTGTGATCAAACTTCTAAGCAGCATGCGATTGATTTTGCTGAGAATACATTTTGTGCTAGCCAAGACACTTGTTTgttggagaaaagaaaaatcagaaaaaaagcCAAGAAGAGAATTATTTCAGTACTAGAAGAGAAATTAGATGGCGATGCTTCTCATGATACACAAGAGAAGATAAGCCAGGGACATATTTCTGCAAATCTAAAGCAAGAATTGGACCTTAATGATTTTACTGAATTTTCTGTGCATAATAACTCTACCCAAGAGATTGATGATTTTATAGTGACATATTTCAATACAACTATTGCTGATTCTGAAGCCAGTGAGGTCTGTAATCATTGTATGCGCTGTAATTGTGTCCTTCAGAGGGAGACAAACTATAAAGAAAG TGAAGTTGCAGTATTACTGAGCAGCCAAAAGAAGCTCTATTTGCTACTGATCAACGTTGCTTCTGATGGGTCAG GTACAATTTTGAATGTGTTGAGTTCCCACAATATTGAAGAAGTTTGTGAGGTGCAAGTAGGAATGGGACTTCAGGTGTTGAG GGTAAATTTTGAGAACGAAGAAACGTATCTTTTTGTCACAAGAAGCATTGAGAAATCAAGAGAATTACTATGCACCATACATGTGCTTGATTCAAGTGTCGGAAATGATAGATGCTCAATAAGAAG GTCCAGGTTGGGTTGTTTGACAAACAAGTATGTGGTGGTTCAAATGTGA
- the LOC106770839 gene encoding uncharacterized protein LOC106770839 isoform X3, which produces MTIVTGDRYLVKLVEFVEEQAGPLIEETKVLKLNPVGLHYVQSRLEALHEVENLLAGAPVDYLRAYVSDLGDHRALEQLRRILRLLTSLKIFSVLPHPIRDPTPLSFLPFGRLKVLELRGCDLSTSAAKGLLELRHTLEKIICHNSTNALRHVFASRIKEVKNSPQWNRLSFVSCACNGLVLMDESLQLLPAVETLDLSRNKFAKVDNLQKCTKLKHLDLGFNHLRTFAPFTRVSPQIVKLVLRNNALTTLRGIENLKSLEGLDLSYNIVSNFSELEFVAGLPYLQSLWLEGNPLCCARWYRAHVFSFFAFPERLKLDEKEINTSDFWKRQIIIASMHKQPASFGIYVPAKDEAVVEGANMRRRKACRLVSIRNEEETTSIYSEEDSVSCANDIIQSREDPDLSDNEPEIVDLINRIEHMKKERSINWLRDFKDWMDIASDKSVQTMKEGSTTLYHKKGNYIRNKTNPEQSGEVSRYASDSVLASGDDSSMNILESDSSFVDTSASFHRQQHFDYRGLLGNASGASLFDSGGVDMEKLKSSLEGIGSSLSQTRSFHADTLTTEAAQRMTENVNISPLTIIHDISGSQSSAYPASPPHFQEDLLHRRQHLVEEILQLSTDSFSVASSDSNTSCSEVDCGEFEPSVSEVDNPQCKTYVDGVGSHLSQSQLKEKFCNPRQGNLLERENGISSRSSSCDQTSKQHAIDFAENTFCASQDTCLLEKRKIRKKAKKRIISVLEEKLDGDASHDTQEKISQGHISANLKQELDLNDFTEFSVHNNSTQEIDDFIVTYFNTTIADSEASEVCNHCMRCNCVLQRETNYKESEVAVLLSSQKKLYLLLINVASDGSGTILNVLSSHNIEEVCEVQVGMGLQVLRVNFENEETYLFVTRSIEKSRELLCTIHVLDSSVGNDRCSIRSLEQVQVGLFDKQVCGGSNVSIYQYAMVLVFCKNGSEESWLSRSLFVIGGYVLLCIEDVKQLYSFSSDASVSPYFRIDSCSSIANITEMVIEGGGSCCVTLSLTCPLAELHPFTQMNVESVNHENTAPGSLNLKLQWFSRNYLVKFVSLLKAIHEKKTGSPLVEAKALR; this is translated from the exons ATGACGATTGTGACCGGAGATCGGTACCTGGTGAAGTTGGTGGAGTTCGTGGAGGAGCAAGCGGGTCCTCTCATCGAAGAAACCAAGGTCTTGAAGCTGAATCCGGTGGGCCTCCACTACGTGCAATCGAGGTTAGAGGCGCTGCACGAGGTCGAGAACCTCCTCGCTGGCGCTCCGGTGGACTACCTGAGAGCGTACGTGTCCGACCTCGGCGACCACCGCGCCCTGGAGCAGCTCCGGCGGATCCTGCGCCTCCTCACCTCGCTCAAAATATTTTCTGTGCTGCCTCATCCTATTAGGGATCCCACGCCCTTGTCCTTCTTGCCGTTTGGGCGCTTGAAGGTTCTGGAGCTCAGGGGTTGTGACTTGTCCACTTCCGCCGCCAAAGGCCTTCTTGAGCTCAGGCACACGCTCGAGAAGATCATTTGTCATAACTCTACT AATGCTCTGCGGCATGTGTTTGCTAGCAGGATAAAGGAGGTGAAGAATTCTCCTCAGTGGAACCGCCTGTCGTTTGTGTCATGTGCGTGTAATGGCTTGGTTCTCATGGACGAGTCTCTGCAGCTTCTTCCTGCGGTTGAAACACTAGACCTTAGCAGGAACAAGTTTGCAAAGGTGGATAATCTGCAGAAGTGTACCAAATTGAAGCATTTGGATCTTGGTTTCAATCACTTGAGAACATTTGCACCCTTCACCCGG GTTTCCCCTCAAATTGTTAAACTAGTTTTGAGGAACAATGCTCTAACTACTTTGCGTGGAATTGAGAATTTGAAGTCACTTGAAGGACTTGATCTTTCCTACAATATTGTTTCCAACTTTTCAGAGCTAGAGTTCGTTGCGGGCCTTCCATATCTTCAAAGCTTGTGGTTAGAAGGAAATCCTTTGTGTTGTGCTCGATGGTATAGAGCACATGTATTCAGCTTTTTTGCCTTCCCAGAAAGG CTGAAGTtagatgagaaagaaattaaCACCAGTGATTTTTGGAAGAGACAAATAATTATTGCCAGTATGCATAAGCAACCTGCCAGCTTTGGGATTTATGTACCTGCAAAGGATGAGGCTGTAGTTGAAGGTGCCAATATGAGAAGG AGAAAGGCCTGTCGTCTTGTCAGTATCAGAAATGAAGAAGAGACCACTAGCATATATTCTGAGGAAGATTCTGTCTCTTGTGCAAATGATATTATTCAAAGTAGAGAGGATCCTGATTTATCTGACAATGAACCTGAAATAGTAGATTTGATAAATAGAATTGAACATATGAAGAAAGAGCGTTCTATTAATTGGTTGAGGGATTTTAAAGACTGGATGGATATTGCTTCTGACAAATCGGTGCAGACTATGAAAGAAGGCAGCACTACACTTTATCATAAGAAGGGAAATTACATCAGAAACAAGACAAATCCTGAGCAGTCTGGTGAAGTCTCTAGATATGCTTCAGACTCTGTTCTAGCCTCAGGGGATGACAGTAGCATGAATATTTTAGAATCTGATAGTTCTTTTGTAGATACATCTGCTAGTTTTCATAGGCAACAACACTTTGACTATAGAGGTTTGCTTGGTAATGCCAGTGGGGCCTCACTTTTTGACTCGGGAGGAGTGGACATGGAGAAGCTTAAATCCTCACTTGAGGGCATTGGTAGTTCACTTTCACAAACTAGAAGTTTTCATGCTGACACCCTTACCACTGAAGCGGCACAAAGAATGACTGAAAATGTCAACATCTCACCATTGACTATTATTCATGATATATCTGGGTCTCAGTCATCTGCTTACCCAGCATCTCCTCCTCATTTTCAAGAAGACCTTCTTCATCGCAGGCAACACCTGGTGGAAGAAATTTTGCAGCTGTCAACAGATTCCTTTTCAGTAGCATCTTCTGATAGTAACACAAGCTGTAGTGAAGTTGATTGTGGTGAATTTGAGCCATCAGTTTCAGAAGTTGATAATCCTCAATGTAAAACTTATGTGGATGGTGTTGGCAGTCATTTATCTCAAAGTCAGCTTAAGGAAAAGTTTTGCAACCCAAGACAAGGAAATCTtcttgaaagagaaaatggaATTTCTTCACGTAGTTCCTCCTGTGATCAAACTTCTAAGCAGCATGCGATTGATTTTGCTGAGAATACATTTTGTGCTAGCCAAGACACTTGTTTgttggagaaaagaaaaatcagaaaaaaagcCAAGAAGAGAATTATTTCAGTACTAGAAGAGAAATTAGATGGCGATGCTTCTCATGATACACAAGAGAAGATAAGCCAGGGACATATTTCTGCAAATCTAAAGCAAGAATTGGACCTTAATGATTTTACTGAATTTTCTGTGCATAATAACTCTACCCAAGAGATTGATGATTTTATAGTGACATATTTCAATACAACTATTGCTGATTCTGAAGCCAGTGAGGTCTGTAATCATTGTATGCGCTGTAATTGTGTCCTTCAGAGGGAGACAAACTATAAAGAAAG TGAAGTTGCAGTATTACTGAGCAGCCAAAAGAAGCTCTATTTGCTACTGATCAACGTTGCTTCTGATGGGTCAG GTACAATTTTGAATGTGTTGAGTTCCCACAATATTGAAGAAGTTTGTGAGGTGCAAGTAGGAATGGGACTTCAGGTGTTGAG GGTAAATTTTGAGAACGAAGAAACGTATCTTTTTGTCACAAGAAGCATTGAGAAATCAAGAGAATTACTATGCACCATACATGTGCTTGATTCAAGTGTCGGAAATGATAGATGCTCAATAAGAAG TTTGGAGCAGGTCCAGGTTGGGTTGTTTGACAAACAAGTATGTGGTGGTTCAAATGTGAGCATATATCAGTATGCAATGGTGCTCGTTTTTTGTAAAAACGGAAGTG AGGAATCATGGCTGTCGAGATCACTCTTTGTTATTGGAGGGTATGTGCTTTTATGCATTGAAGATGTTAAGCAGCTGTACTCGTTTTCATCGGATGCGTCCGTGTCTCCATATTTCAGAATTGATTCGTGTAGCTCCATTGCTAACATTACAGAGATG GTTATTGAGGGTGGTGGCAGCTGCTGTGTGACTTTAAGTCTGACATGTCCTCTGGCAGAACTCCATCCATTTACCCAAATGAACGTCGAATCTGTCAATCACGAAAATACGGCTCCTGGCTCTCTTAACTTGAAGCTTCAGTGGTTCTCCAGAAATTACCTTGTGAAGTTTGTGTCATTGTTGAAGGCAATCCATGAAAAAAAAACGGGGTCACCTTTGGTA GAAGCAAAAGCTCTTAGATAA
- the LOC106770839 gene encoding uncharacterized protein LOC106770839 isoform X2, producing MTIVTGDRYLVKLVEFVEEQAGPLIEETKVLKLNPVGLHYVQSRLEALHEVENLLAGAPVDYLRAYVSDLGDHRALEQLRRILRLLTSLKIFSVLPHPIRDPTPLSFLPFGRLKVLELRGCDLSTSAAKGLLELRHTLEKIICHNSTNALRHVFASRIKEVKNSPQWNRLSFVSCACNGLVLMDESLQLLPAVETLDLSRNKFAKVDNLQKCTKLKHLDLGFNHLRTFAPFTRVSPQIVKLVLRNNALTTLRGIENLKSLEGLDLSYNIVSNFSELEFVAGLPYLQSLWLEGNPLCCARWYRAHVFSFFAFPERLKLDEKEINTSDFWKRQIIIASMHKQPASFGIYVPAKDEAVVEGANMRRRKACRLVSIRNEEETTSIYSEEDSVSCANDIIQSREDPDLSDNEPEIVDLINRIEHMKKERSINWLRDFKDWMDIASDKSVQTMKEGSTTLYHKKGNYIRNKTNPEQSGEVSRYASDSVLASGDDSSMNILESDSSFVDTSASFHRQQHFDYRGLLGNASGASLFDSGGVDMEKLKSSLEGIGSSLSQTRSFHADTLTTEAAQRMTENVNISPLTIIHDISGSQSSAYPASPPHFQEDLLHRRQHLVEEILQLSTDSFSVASSDSNTSCSEVDCGEFEPSVSEVDNPQCKTYVDGVGSHLSQSQLKEKFCNPRQGNLLERENGISSRSSSCDQTSKQHAIDFAENTFCASQDTCLLEKRKIRKKAKKRIISVLEEKLDGDASHDTQEKISQGHISANLKQELDLNDFTEFSVHNNSTQEIDDFIVTYFNTTIADSEASEVCNHCMRCNCVLQRETNYKESEVAVLLSSQKKLYLLLINVASDGSGTILNVLSSHNIEEVCEVQVGMGLQVLRVNFENEETYLFVTRSIEKSRELLCTIHVLDSSVGNDRCSIRSLEQVQVGLFDKQVCGGSNVSIYQYAMVLVFCKNGSEESWLSRSLFVIGGYVLLCIEDVKQLYSFSSDASVSPYFRIDSCSSIANITEMVIEGGGSCCVTLSLTCPLAELHPFTQMNVESVNHENTAPGSLNLKLQWFSRNYLVKFVSLLKAIHEKKTGSPLVLDVQEDGDV from the exons ATGACGATTGTGACCGGAGATCGGTACCTGGTGAAGTTGGTGGAGTTCGTGGAGGAGCAAGCGGGTCCTCTCATCGAAGAAACCAAGGTCTTGAAGCTGAATCCGGTGGGCCTCCACTACGTGCAATCGAGGTTAGAGGCGCTGCACGAGGTCGAGAACCTCCTCGCTGGCGCTCCGGTGGACTACCTGAGAGCGTACGTGTCCGACCTCGGCGACCACCGCGCCCTGGAGCAGCTCCGGCGGATCCTGCGCCTCCTCACCTCGCTCAAAATATTTTCTGTGCTGCCTCATCCTATTAGGGATCCCACGCCCTTGTCCTTCTTGCCGTTTGGGCGCTTGAAGGTTCTGGAGCTCAGGGGTTGTGACTTGTCCACTTCCGCCGCCAAAGGCCTTCTTGAGCTCAGGCACACGCTCGAGAAGATCATTTGTCATAACTCTACT AATGCTCTGCGGCATGTGTTTGCTAGCAGGATAAAGGAGGTGAAGAATTCTCCTCAGTGGAACCGCCTGTCGTTTGTGTCATGTGCGTGTAATGGCTTGGTTCTCATGGACGAGTCTCTGCAGCTTCTTCCTGCGGTTGAAACACTAGACCTTAGCAGGAACAAGTTTGCAAAGGTGGATAATCTGCAGAAGTGTACCAAATTGAAGCATTTGGATCTTGGTTTCAATCACTTGAGAACATTTGCACCCTTCACCCGG GTTTCCCCTCAAATTGTTAAACTAGTTTTGAGGAACAATGCTCTAACTACTTTGCGTGGAATTGAGAATTTGAAGTCACTTGAAGGACTTGATCTTTCCTACAATATTGTTTCCAACTTTTCAGAGCTAGAGTTCGTTGCGGGCCTTCCATATCTTCAAAGCTTGTGGTTAGAAGGAAATCCTTTGTGTTGTGCTCGATGGTATAGAGCACATGTATTCAGCTTTTTTGCCTTCCCAGAAAGG CTGAAGTtagatgagaaagaaattaaCACCAGTGATTTTTGGAAGAGACAAATAATTATTGCCAGTATGCATAAGCAACCTGCCAGCTTTGGGATTTATGTACCTGCAAAGGATGAGGCTGTAGTTGAAGGTGCCAATATGAGAAGG AGAAAGGCCTGTCGTCTTGTCAGTATCAGAAATGAAGAAGAGACCACTAGCATATATTCTGAGGAAGATTCTGTCTCTTGTGCAAATGATATTATTCAAAGTAGAGAGGATCCTGATTTATCTGACAATGAACCTGAAATAGTAGATTTGATAAATAGAATTGAACATATGAAGAAAGAGCGTTCTATTAATTGGTTGAGGGATTTTAAAGACTGGATGGATATTGCTTCTGACAAATCGGTGCAGACTATGAAAGAAGGCAGCACTACACTTTATCATAAGAAGGGAAATTACATCAGAAACAAGACAAATCCTGAGCAGTCTGGTGAAGTCTCTAGATATGCTTCAGACTCTGTTCTAGCCTCAGGGGATGACAGTAGCATGAATATTTTAGAATCTGATAGTTCTTTTGTAGATACATCTGCTAGTTTTCATAGGCAACAACACTTTGACTATAGAGGTTTGCTTGGTAATGCCAGTGGGGCCTCACTTTTTGACTCGGGAGGAGTGGACATGGAGAAGCTTAAATCCTCACTTGAGGGCATTGGTAGTTCACTTTCACAAACTAGAAGTTTTCATGCTGACACCCTTACCACTGAAGCGGCACAAAGAATGACTGAAAATGTCAACATCTCACCATTGACTATTATTCATGATATATCTGGGTCTCAGTCATCTGCTTACCCAGCATCTCCTCCTCATTTTCAAGAAGACCTTCTTCATCGCAGGCAACACCTGGTGGAAGAAATTTTGCAGCTGTCAACAGATTCCTTTTCAGTAGCATCTTCTGATAGTAACACAAGCTGTAGTGAAGTTGATTGTGGTGAATTTGAGCCATCAGTTTCAGAAGTTGATAATCCTCAATGTAAAACTTATGTGGATGGTGTTGGCAGTCATTTATCTCAAAGTCAGCTTAAGGAAAAGTTTTGCAACCCAAGACAAGGAAATCTtcttgaaagagaaaatggaATTTCTTCACGTAGTTCCTCCTGTGATCAAACTTCTAAGCAGCATGCGATTGATTTTGCTGAGAATACATTTTGTGCTAGCCAAGACACTTGTTTgttggagaaaagaaaaatcagaaaaaaagcCAAGAAGAGAATTATTTCAGTACTAGAAGAGAAATTAGATGGCGATGCTTCTCATGATACACAAGAGAAGATAAGCCAGGGACATATTTCTGCAAATCTAAAGCAAGAATTGGACCTTAATGATTTTACTGAATTTTCTGTGCATAATAACTCTACCCAAGAGATTGATGATTTTATAGTGACATATTTCAATACAACTATTGCTGATTCTGAAGCCAGTGAGGTCTGTAATCATTGTATGCGCTGTAATTGTGTCCTTCAGAGGGAGACAAACTATAAAGAAAG TGAAGTTGCAGTATTACTGAGCAGCCAAAAGAAGCTCTATTTGCTACTGATCAACGTTGCTTCTGATGGGTCAG GTACAATTTTGAATGTGTTGAGTTCCCACAATATTGAAGAAGTTTGTGAGGTGCAAGTAGGAATGGGACTTCAGGTGTTGAG GGTAAATTTTGAGAACGAAGAAACGTATCTTTTTGTCACAAGAAGCATTGAGAAATCAAGAGAATTACTATGCACCATACATGTGCTTGATTCAAGTGTCGGAAATGATAGATGCTCAATAAGAAG TTTGGAGCAGGTCCAGGTTGGGTTGTTTGACAAACAAGTATGTGGTGGTTCAAATGTGAGCATATATCAGTATGCAATGGTGCTCGTTTTTTGTAAAAACGGAAGTG AGGAATCATGGCTGTCGAGATCACTCTTTGTTATTGGAGGGTATGTGCTTTTATGCATTGAAGATGTTAAGCAGCTGTACTCGTTTTCATCGGATGCGTCCGTGTCTCCATATTTCAGAATTGATTCGTGTAGCTCCATTGCTAACATTACAGAGATG GTTATTGAGGGTGGTGGCAGCTGCTGTGTGACTTTAAGTCTGACATGTCCTCTGGCAGAACTCCATCCATTTACCCAAATGAACGTCGAATCTGTCAATCACGAAAATACGGCTCCTGGCTCTCTTAACTTGAAGCTTCAGTGGTTCTCCAGAAATTACCTTGTGAAGTTTGTGTCATTGTTGAAGGCAATCCATGAAAAAAAAACGGGGTCACCTTTGGTA TTAGACGTGCAAGAAGATGGAGATGTGTGA